A stretch of the Archangium violaceum genome encodes the following:
- a CDS encoding choice-of-anchor D domain-containing protein has protein sequence MSSRWGLWVLAVLGVLTGCADRDRPAIADGRLTATPGGVDFQRVAVFDGREAEVVLRNVGRSRIIVDEAWVEGPAGAWQVDFTHEGPHSLVPGGDCALRVRFTPRGEGSLPATLVVRSDSKKEPLIRVPLQGMGVDAWARVTPRKLDFGRIEADSAKTLTVTVTNPTDMRVEVTPKLVGADKDEFSAEPLSLGPGEQRELPITFSPGRVGGKQVALAVSPCRGCSDVAVQVAAEALEQAVVAEPPLLDFGSIPVDKDRVLLARLHNISTEPMTVTELNLAGKDASFSHGPSGLPLVLAPGEKRSWEMRYSPGHMGPAEDQASFRVESKRHPTTDVKLQGFGGAAELCVSPLTHDFGRQPIGSKTAVVVNVKNCGASNGGPLTLYALEFHSLDGHPDSDVQFNVSPMTLPHRLLPGEEVSFKVFYEPSREGAAAGRLLMNTDVYSGGTTELDFTGTAERHAPCQVAITPAAVDFGTVAPGYGAVLGVKVANTGSDLCAVKNIRLRDDGGGVFSLPGGELDGLVIWPGDYFSLMVAFLSPAGGGDFTGALQFEQADPSNPLMLVPLAAHSQATCLVASPRFVDYGLARPDCPPAPREVNYINACREPVLVSGVRIGAGTTDGEFSLMDAPGTSFTLAPGDAFTVEVGYEAQVFGLNLSPLYVDTSDLPAPVLVPLIGESSKRADKTDTFIQQDGSKVDVLFVVDNTASMVEEQPRIVSAMPAFADAALAKGVDLHVAVTTTGIDAATDACPGGAKGGEAGRFFPVDGSRPRILTQNTPGLASVLQQNVNVGQCAAVEQGFEAVRRALSPPLVNGADDPRTPERNDGNMGFLRDEAALVVVFMGDEDDHSPDSVDTYVRFLQTRKGEYQPQRMTIYAIAPTAAGCPTSGGAGTRYAEAATRTGGEVLSVCSADYAPLLRAVANKAFSAQDRFPLSEQPDAGSITVTVNGAPTTSGWTYDAVTNSVVFSSAPAPGAKVEIYYRRACR, from the coding sequence ATGAGCAGTCGCTGGGGGCTGTGGGTCCTCGCGGTGCTGGGAGTGTTGACGGGGTGTGCCGATCGCGACCGCCCCGCTATCGCCGATGGAAGGTTGACGGCGACGCCGGGAGGGGTGGATTTTCAGCGGGTGGCGGTCTTCGACGGGCGCGAGGCAGAGGTCGTGCTGCGCAACGTGGGCCGCTCCCGCATCATCGTGGACGAGGCCTGGGTGGAGGGTCCCGCGGGGGCCTGGCAGGTGGACTTCACCCACGAGGGTCCGCACTCGCTCGTGCCGGGCGGTGATTGCGCGTTGCGTGTGCGCTTCACCCCGCGGGGAGAAGGGTCGCTGCCGGCCACGCTGGTGGTGCGCTCGGACTCGAAGAAGGAGCCGTTGATCCGGGTCCCGCTGCAGGGAATGGGCGTGGACGCGTGGGCGCGCGTGACGCCGCGGAAGCTGGACTTCGGGCGCATCGAGGCCGACTCCGCCAAGACGCTCACCGTCACCGTCACCAACCCCACGGACATGCGGGTGGAGGTGACGCCGAAGCTGGTGGGCGCGGACAAGGACGAGTTCTCCGCGGAGCCGCTGTCGCTGGGGCCGGGGGAGCAGCGCGAGTTGCCCATCACCTTCTCGCCGGGGCGGGTGGGTGGCAAGCAGGTGGCGCTGGCGGTGTCGCCGTGCCGGGGCTGCTCGGACGTGGCGGTGCAGGTGGCCGCCGAGGCGCTGGAGCAGGCCGTGGTGGCCGAGCCGCCGCTGCTCGACTTCGGCTCCATTCCCGTGGACAAGGACCGCGTCCTGCTGGCGCGCCTGCACAACATCAGCACGGAGCCCATGACGGTGACGGAGCTCAACCTGGCGGGCAAGGACGCGTCCTTCAGCCATGGGCCCTCGGGGCTCCCGCTGGTGCTGGCGCCCGGAGAGAAGCGCTCCTGGGAGATGCGCTACAGCCCGGGCCACATGGGGCCGGCCGAGGACCAGGCCTCCTTCCGCGTGGAGAGCAAGCGCCACCCCACGACGGACGTGAAACTGCAAGGGTTCGGCGGCGCGGCGGAGCTGTGCGTGTCGCCGCTCACCCATGACTTCGGGCGCCAGCCGATCGGCTCGAAGACGGCGGTGGTCGTCAACGTGAAGAACTGCGGCGCCTCCAACGGTGGCCCGCTCACCCTCTACGCGCTCGAGTTCCACTCGCTGGACGGGCACCCGGACTCGGATGTCCAGTTCAACGTGTCGCCGATGACGCTGCCGCACCGGCTGCTGCCCGGCGAGGAGGTGAGCTTCAAGGTCTTCTACGAGCCCTCGCGCGAGGGCGCCGCGGCGGGCCGGCTGTTGATGAACACGGACGTGTACTCGGGAGGAACCACGGAGCTGGACTTCACGGGCACCGCGGAGAGGCACGCTCCCTGTCAGGTGGCCATCACGCCGGCGGCGGTGGACTTCGGGACGGTGGCGCCCGGGTATGGCGCGGTGCTGGGCGTGAAGGTGGCGAACACCGGCTCGGACCTGTGCGCGGTGAAGAACATCCGCCTGCGCGACGATGGGGGCGGGGTGTTCAGCCTGCCCGGTGGTGAGCTGGATGGCCTCGTCATCTGGCCGGGGGACTACTTCAGCCTCATGGTGGCCTTCCTCTCGCCCGCGGGGGGAGGTGACTTCACGGGCGCGTTGCAGTTCGAGCAGGCGGATCCCTCCAACCCGCTGATGCTGGTGCCGTTGGCGGCCCACTCGCAGGCCACGTGCCTGGTGGCCTCGCCCCGCTTCGTGGACTACGGCCTGGCGCGTCCGGACTGCCCGCCGGCTCCTCGCGAGGTGAACTACATCAACGCCTGCCGGGAGCCGGTGTTGGTGTCCGGCGTGCGGATCGGCGCGGGCACGACGGATGGGGAGTTCTCATTGATGGACGCGCCGGGCACGTCCTTCACGCTGGCTCCGGGCGATGCCTTCACCGTGGAGGTGGGCTACGAGGCCCAGGTGTTCGGGTTGAACCTGTCGCCGCTCTACGTGGACACGTCGGATCTGCCCGCGCCGGTGCTCGTCCCGCTCATTGGCGAGTCCTCCAAGCGCGCGGACAAGACGGACACGTTCATCCAGCAGGACGGCTCCAAGGTGGACGTCCTCTTCGTGGTGGACAACACCGCGTCCATGGTGGAGGAGCAGCCGCGCATCGTGTCGGCCATGCCCGCCTTCGCGGACGCGGCGTTGGCCAAGGGCGTGGACCTGCACGTGGCCGTCACCACCACCGGCATCGACGCCGCCACCGACGCCTGTCCGGGCGGGGCGAAGGGCGGTGAAGCGGGCCGCTTCTTCCCGGTGGACGGCAGCCGGCCGCGCATCCTCACCCAGAACACGCCGGGGCTGGCGTCGGTGCTCCAGCAGAACGTGAACGTGGGCCAGTGCGCCGCGGTGGAGCAGGGCTTCGAGGCCGTGCGGCGGGCCCTGTCGCCTCCGCTCGTCAACGGCGCGGACGATCCGCGCACGCCCGAGCGGAACGACGGCAACATGGGCTTCCTGCGCGACGAGGCGGCACTGGTGGTCGTCTTCATGGGCGACGAGGACGATCACTCGCCCGACAGCGTGGACACCTACGTGCGCTTCCTCCAGACGCGCAAGGGCGAGTACCAGCCGCAGCGCATGACCATCTACGCCATCGCGCCCACGGCCGCGGGCTGCCCCACCTCGGGTGGTGCCGGCACGCGCTACGCCGAGGCCGCGACCCGCACGGGTGGAGAAGTGCTCTCCGTGTGCTCGGCCGACTACGCGCCCCTGCTGCGTGCCGTGGCCAACAAGGCCTTCTCCGCCCAGGACCGCTTCCCGCTCAGCGAGCAGCCAGACGCGGGCAGCATCACCGTGACCGTGAATGGCGCTCCGACGACGAGCGGCTGGACCTATGACGCCGTTACGAACAGCGTTGTCTTCTCCTCCGCTCCCGCGCCGGGCGCGAAGGTGGAGATCTACTACCGCCGCGCCTGCCGCTAG
- a CDS encoding CDP-alcohol phosphatidyltransferase family protein, translated as MTPESQQKREPRHFSMIRTFTPADFVTLGNAFSGAGAILSQMQYLATGMPHWLWLAFGLMPLAFILDALDGRIARWRFQSSPLGADLDSLSDVISFGMAPAALAFAMGMRGGLDVAVLLYFVGCGISRLARFNVTAASLSDGTGKVKYFEGTPIPTSLALVMVLAFFFWKGRTGDELPFGVWHLGAFDMHPLVLIYFASGSAMISKTLRIPKF; from the coding sequence ATGACGCCGGAGTCGCAGCAGAAACGTGAGCCGCGCCACTTCTCGATGATTCGCACCTTCACGCCCGCGGACTTCGTCACGTTGGGCAATGCCTTCTCGGGCGCGGGCGCCATCCTGTCGCAGATGCAGTACCTGGCCACCGGGATGCCCCACTGGCTGTGGCTCGCCTTCGGGTTGATGCCGCTGGCCTTCATCCTCGACGCCCTGGACGGACGCATCGCGCGCTGGCGCTTCCAGTCCTCGCCGCTCGGGGCGGACCTGGACTCCCTGTCGGATGTCATCTCCTTCGGCATGGCCCCCGCGGCGCTCGCCTTCGCCATGGGCATGCGCGGCGGGCTGGACGTGGCGGTGCTGCTCTACTTCGTGGGCTGCGGCATCAGCCGTCTGGCGCGCTTCAACGTCACCGCGGCCAGCCTCTCGGACGGGACGGGCAAGGTGAAGTACTTCGAGGGCACCCCCATCCCCACCAGCCTGGCCCTGGTGATGGTGCTCGCCTTCTTCTTCTGGAAGGGCCGCACCGGGGATGAGCTCCCCTTCGGCGTGTGGCACCTGGGCGCCTTCGACATGCACCCGCTGGTGCTCATCTACTTCGCCAGCGGCAGCGCGATGATCAGCAAGACGCTGCGCATCCCCAAGTTCTGA
- a CDS encoding threonine/serine ThrE exporter family protein: MDAHPLGNQELGEVLAVALRAGQIMLENGANMARVEETVIRFGTALGAERLDVFATPTGIVTTALARELHRTRIVRVLKTGIDLNRVAAVNALAERAGSGELSRAQLREELERIARAPRRFGDVLTVLAVGMACACFALLFGGNAIDAGVAGVASGAGQALREWLGCLQMGRLAMTFLVTLLAAGLGLMGARVLGTPEPGLALAASVLLLVPGVLMVSSVADLFRGDTLSGLSRATSAALVVAVVGAGLYVVLLVSGLDLALSTNAPPPLVLAILFALAATVGFAVLFDVPRRALLPCALVGAVGYAVRGGSALLAPAMPPEGAMFLAGFAIVLLSEPISYVLRMPTSIFVIPGFIPLVPGVLAFRTVLALAAQDYTSGTATLVQTALRVGALAAGIGTSQALTRRKWWPTIR; encoded by the coding sequence ATGGACGCGCATCCCCTCGGAAACCAGGAGCTCGGAGAAGTGCTCGCCGTGGCGCTTCGCGCCGGGCAGATCATGCTGGAGAACGGCGCCAACATGGCCCGGGTGGAGGAGACCGTCATCCGCTTCGGCACCGCCCTGGGCGCCGAGCGGCTGGACGTGTTCGCCACGCCCACCGGCATCGTGACCACGGCCCTTGCCCGCGAGCTGCACCGCACCCGCATCGTGCGCGTGTTGAAGACGGGCATCGACCTGAACCGCGTCGCCGCCGTCAACGCGCTCGCCGAGCGCGCGGGCTCGGGTGAGCTGAGCCGGGCGCAGCTGCGTGAAGAGCTGGAGCGGATCGCCCGCGCGCCCAGGCGCTTCGGAGATGTCCTCACGGTCCTGGCCGTGGGCATGGCCTGCGCCTGCTTCGCGCTCCTCTTTGGCGGTAATGCCATCGACGCCGGGGTGGCGGGCGTGGCGTCCGGCGCGGGGCAGGCGTTGCGTGAGTGGCTGGGCTGCCTGCAGATGGGCCGGCTGGCGATGACGTTCCTGGTGACGTTGTTGGCCGCGGGCCTCGGGCTGATGGGGGCGCGCGTGCTGGGAACGCCCGAGCCAGGGCTCGCCCTGGCCGCCTCGGTGCTCCTCCTGGTGCCGGGGGTCCTCATGGTCAGCTCCGTGGCCGACCTGTTCCGCGGGGACACCCTCTCCGGCCTGTCGCGGGCGACCTCCGCCGCGCTCGTCGTCGCGGTCGTCGGAGCGGGACTGTACGTGGTGCTGCTCGTCTCCGGCCTCGATCTGGCGCTCTCCACCAACGCGCCGCCGCCGCTCGTGCTCGCCATCCTCTTCGCGCTCGCCGCCACCGTCGGCTTCGCGGTGCTCTTCGACGTGCCCCGCCGGGCGCTGCTGCCGTGTGCCCTCGTGGGGGCGGTGGGCTACGCCGTGCGCGGTGGCTCCGCGCTGCTCGCACCGGCCATGCCTCCCGAGGGCGCCATGTTCCTCGCGGGGTTCGCCATCGTGCTCCTGTCCGAGCCCATCTCGTACGTGCTGCGCATGCCCACCAGCATCTTCGTCATCCCCGGCTTCATCCCGCTCGTGCCGGGAGTGCTGGCCTTCCGCACCGTGCTGGCGCTGGCCGCGCAGGACTACACCTCCGGTACGGCCACCCTGGTGCAGACGGCGCTGCGCGTGGGAGCGCTCGCGGCGGGGATCGGTACCTCCCAGGCGCTCACCCGGCGCAAGTGGTGGCCCACCATCCGGTAG
- a CDS encoding FKBP-type peptidyl-prolyl cis-trans isomerase, translated as MEKKPESRPAVSMEEANLRRMVEQSALVRALSSEEVALPPVKAPSLEGLEVTVPRAPDITQDALLERFHELRRELAEHRERQAGEAVAMGDEVVLDILGFAHGKLIPFSVRSDLRTEVAPRPALPGLFEGLVGQKVGEFVRLPVTFPADYPAEGLRGVEGQFLVGIKAAWELTLPEEESPEFLARLGRGKTLDEVMTSIAGELEEQLTNDLWLEAEQRVLDEVAERTQVQLPASLIDEEIRRLWGRTEGRILSLKGVPAEDQEADLQAWLADGAQRMEAERRLRVSLGLKALIEQEGLKLEEADIHGLLDRVAAELGMTRDEVERSLKEERAAARSVAETALHVRAVEYVMDRARIHFEGAEEGRAQLGEQ; from the coding sequence ATGGAGAAGAAGCCCGAGTCGCGCCCCGCCGTCTCGATGGAAGAGGCCAACCTGCGGAGGATGGTGGAGCAGAGCGCGCTGGTGCGAGCGCTCTCTTCCGAGGAGGTGGCGCTGCCCCCGGTGAAGGCCCCCTCGCTGGAGGGCCTCGAGGTGACGGTGCCTCGCGCTCCGGACATCACCCAGGACGCGCTGCTGGAGCGTTTCCATGAGCTGCGCCGGGAGCTGGCCGAGCACCGGGAGCGGCAGGCGGGCGAGGCGGTGGCCATGGGGGACGAGGTGGTGCTGGACATCCTCGGCTTCGCCCACGGGAAGCTCATCCCCTTCAGCGTGCGGAGCGACCTGCGGACCGAGGTGGCTCCGCGCCCGGCGCTGCCCGGCCTCTTCGAGGGGTTGGTGGGGCAGAAGGTGGGGGAGTTCGTGCGGCTGCCGGTGACGTTCCCCGCGGACTACCCGGCCGAGGGGCTCCGGGGCGTGGAGGGGCAGTTCCTGGTGGGAATCAAGGCGGCCTGGGAGCTGACGTTGCCGGAAGAGGAGAGCCCGGAGTTCCTCGCGCGCCTGGGGCGGGGGAAGACGTTGGATGAGGTGATGACCTCCATCGCCGGAGAGCTCGAGGAGCAGCTCACCAACGACCTGTGGCTCGAAGCCGAGCAGCGGGTGTTGGACGAGGTGGCCGAGCGCACCCAGGTGCAACTGCCCGCCTCGCTCATCGACGAGGAGATCCGCCGGCTGTGGGGCCGGACCGAGGGCCGCATCCTCTCCCTCAAGGGAGTGCCCGCCGAGGACCAGGAGGCCGATCTCCAGGCCTGGCTGGCCGATGGCGCCCAGCGTATGGAGGCCGAGCGGCGGTTGCGCGTCTCGCTGGGGCTCAAGGCGCTCATCGAGCAGGAGGGGCTGAAGCTGGAGGAGGCGGACATCCACGGGCTGCTCGACCGGGTGGCGGCGGAACTGGGGATGACGCGGGACGAGGTGGAGCGGTCGCTGAAGGAGGAGCGCGCGGCGGCCCGGTCGGTGGCGGAGACGGCGCTGCACGTGCGCGCGGTGGAGTACGTGATGGATCGCGCGCGCATCCACTTCGAGGGCGCCGAGGAGGGCCGGGCTCAGCTCGGCGAGCAGTGA
- the thiD gene encoding bifunctional hydroxymethylpyrimidine kinase/phosphomethylpyrimidine kinase produces the protein MEYRKVATALTIAGSDSGGGAGIQADLRTFAFHRVHGTSALTALTAQNTQGVTRVDVMPPDSVAAQIDAVASDIGMGAAKTGMLVNREIIARVAERVRALGITPLVVDPVMVSRAGSRLIDDEAVAALREQLLPLATLVTPNRHEAQLLAGLEIQTLEDMREAARRVHRLGPKAVLVKGGAMPGALRGTDVWFDGERLETLHLASVETRNTHGTGCTLSAAIAANLALGHGLLEATRLGKEYVTRALQHPLAVGRGNGPIGHFFPLLGA, from the coding sequence ATGGAGTACAGGAAGGTAGCGACCGCGCTCACGATCGCGGGCTCGGACAGTGGTGGTGGAGCGGGAATCCAGGCGGATCTGCGGACCTTCGCCTTCCATCGGGTCCACGGGACCAGCGCCCTGACGGCGCTCACGGCCCAGAACACGCAGGGCGTCACCCGGGTGGACGTCATGCCCCCGGACTCGGTGGCGGCGCAGATCGACGCGGTGGCCTCGGACATCGGCATGGGCGCCGCGAAGACCGGCATGCTCGTCAACCGGGAGATCATCGCCCGGGTGGCGGAGCGGGTGAGGGCGCTCGGAATCACCCCGCTCGTCGTGGATCCGGTCATGGTGTCGCGGGCGGGCTCGCGGCTCATCGATGACGAGGCGGTGGCGGCCCTGAGGGAGCAGCTCCTCCCCCTGGCGACCCTCGTCACCCCCAACCGGCACGAGGCGCAGCTCCTCGCGGGGCTGGAGATCCAGACGCTGGAGGACATGCGGGAGGCCGCGCGCCGCGTCCACCGGTTGGGACCGAAGGCGGTGCTCGTCAAGGGAGGCGCCATGCCGGGGGCCCTGCGAGGCACCGACGTCTGGTTCGACGGCGAGCGACTGGAGACACTGCACCTGGCCTCGGTGGAGACGCGCAATACACACGGCACCGGGTGCACGCTGTCCGCGGCCATCGCCGCCAACCTGGCCCTGGGGCATGGGCTGCTCGAGGCCACCCGGCTTGGCAAGGAATACGTCACCCGGGCGCTCCAACACCCGCTCGCCGTGGGCCGGGGCAATGGGCCCATCGGGCACTTCTTTCCACTGCTCGGCGCATGA
- a CDS encoding ATP-binding protein, which yields MAERALEASNRLLRALAESQSEFIQGSGDAHHLFDKLLTVLLELTESEYGFIGEVLHDPEGRPYLRNHSISNVEWTDELRELRDLDTIFGSVLTTGEPVIANEPAEGPRRGGFPNGHPPLRTFLGLPFKSGGELVGMVGIANRPDGYGPELVEFLRPFLTTCCSIIMGWRSEQQRRRTEVLLRQREEELQRHRDQLEKILHNGTAELLQTTVALEERQAQLLHSERMASLGQLVAGIAHEINNPLGYITSNLSTLTQYLSVFMELLELYRELAATLGPEQQQGPVPELLARIQSIQQKEDLDYLLGDVNDLLRDSREGAHRVADIVQSLKAFVREDSGQPELVDVNKELATTLKVVWNQLKYRTEVRCDYGPVPPILGRPAQLNQVFTHLLLNAVQAIPERGVIQISTLREGNEVLVRISDTGQGMTREVLARLFTPFFTTKPPGKGTGLGLSISYGIMSRHNGRIEVRSQYGQGSTFTLRFPIAQDL from the coding sequence GTGGCGGAACGAGCGCTCGAAGCCAGCAACCGTCTGCTCCGGGCGCTCGCCGAGTCTCAATCGGAGTTCATCCAGGGCAGCGGCGACGCGCACCACCTGTTCGACAAGCTGCTCACCGTACTGCTCGAGCTGACGGAGAGCGAGTACGGCTTCATCGGCGAAGTCCTCCACGACCCGGAGGGCAGGCCCTACCTGCGCAACCACTCCATCAGCAACGTCGAGTGGACGGACGAGCTGCGGGAGCTGCGCGACCTGGACACGATCTTCGGCAGCGTGCTCACCACCGGGGAGCCCGTCATCGCCAACGAGCCCGCGGAGGGCCCGCGCCGGGGAGGCTTCCCCAACGGCCACCCGCCCCTGAGGACCTTCCTCGGCCTGCCCTTCAAATCCGGGGGCGAGCTGGTGGGCATGGTGGGCATCGCCAACCGCCCTGATGGCTACGGCCCCGAGCTCGTCGAGTTCCTCCGGCCCTTCCTCACCACCTGCTGCAGCATCATCATGGGGTGGCGCAGCGAGCAGCAGCGGCGTCGCACCGAGGTGTTGCTGCGCCAGCGGGAGGAGGAGCTCCAGCGCCACCGCGACCAGCTGGAGAAGATCCTCCACAACGGCACCGCGGAGCTGCTCCAGACGACCGTGGCGCTGGAGGAGCGACAGGCGCAGCTGCTCCACTCCGAGCGGATGGCCTCCCTGGGGCAGCTCGTGGCCGGCATCGCCCATGAGATCAACAACCCCCTGGGCTACATCACCAGCAACCTGAGCACGCTCACCCAGTACCTCTCCGTCTTCATGGAGCTGCTCGAGCTCTACCGCGAGCTCGCGGCGACCCTGGGGCCGGAACAGCAGCAGGGGCCCGTCCCCGAGCTGCTCGCCCGCATCCAGTCCATCCAGCAGAAGGAGGACCTCGACTACCTCCTGGGTGACGTGAACGATCTGCTCCGCGACTCGCGCGAGGGCGCCCACCGCGTGGCGGACATCGTTCAGAGCCTGAAGGCCTTCGTGCGCGAGGACTCCGGACAGCCGGAGCTGGTCGACGTGAACAAGGAGCTGGCGACCACGCTCAAGGTGGTGTGGAACCAGCTCAAGTACCGGACCGAGGTGCGGTGCGACTACGGGCCGGTGCCACCCATCCTCGGCCGCCCCGCCCAGCTCAACCAGGTCTTCACCCACCTGCTGCTCAACGCCGTGCAGGCCATCCCGGAGCGCGGGGTCATCCAGATCTCCACCCTGCGCGAGGGCAACGAGGTCCTGGTGCGCATCTCCGACACGGGACAGGGCATGACGAGAGAGGTCCTCGCCAGGCTCTTCACCCCGTTCTTCACCACCAAGCCTCCAGGCAAGGGCACCGGGCTGGGCCTGTCCATCAGCTACGGCATCATGTCGCGCCACAACGGCCGCATCGAGGTGAGGAGCCAGTACGGACAGGGAAGCACCTTCACGCTCCGCTTCCCCATCGCCCAGGATCTCTGA